One region of Hymenobacter sediminicola genomic DNA includes:
- a CDS encoding T9SS type A sorting domain-containing protein: MSRFYAAHLWQRGGLALLAVLTAASAQAQVPSFPSAEGAGKFTSGGRGTVAVPTTVFEVTNLNDDNLPGSLRYALTTAATHRTIVFRVSGTIHLLSELRVTRANTTIAGQTAPGDGICLADYPFTISADNVIIRFVRFRMGDKNQNQGMVNGSGSGDAFGGLSRKNIMVDHCTMSWSSDEACTLYRGDSTTLQWNLISEPLDYSYHFETGDTDFERHAYGGIWGGRTASFHHNLLAHMRGRMPRFDGSRNLTPNTAGQENADFRNNVIYNWASYNVNGGEGGNYNIVNNYYKSGPSTPTSSSSGVPIRSEVLNPYKQTSSPVLPYGKFYLTGNYVDGYPAVTARNWLGVVMSGGTRADTAQAKVTTPFPLPAVPTHTALDAYTAVLQKAGCVLPTRDALDQRIVQDVINRTGSLIDVQGGFPHGTPYAQTTGSWPVLNSLPAPTDTDHDGMPDAWELANGLNPNNAADRNNRGASGYTALENYLNGLTATVLSAPATVAATALQLYPNPAQEQLMLAHPQAARGAQVQVYSLVGQLLTTVPVEPGSLETQVSTAALAPGSYLLHYTDGAVRLSARFGRQ; encoded by the coding sequence ATGTCGAGATTTTACGCCGCTCACCTCTGGCAAAGAGGTGGTCTGGCACTATTGGCCGTTCTCACGGCGGCCAGTGCCCAGGCCCAGGTGCCCTCCTTTCCCAGCGCCGAGGGCGCGGGCAAATTCACGTCCGGCGGCCGGGGCACGGTGGCGGTGCCTACCACGGTATTTGAGGTAACTAATCTCAACGACGACAACCTGCCCGGAAGCCTGCGTTACGCGCTTACTACCGCTGCCACGCATCGCACCATTGTATTTCGGGTTTCGGGCACCATTCATCTGCTGTCAGAATTGCGCGTAACTCGCGCCAATACCACCATTGCGGGCCAGACGGCCCCCGGCGACGGTATCTGCCTAGCCGACTATCCCTTCACCATCAGCGCCGACAACGTCATCATTCGGTTTGTGCGCTTCCGGATGGGCGACAAAAACCAAAACCAGGGCATGGTGAATGGCAGCGGTAGCGGTGATGCTTTCGGCGGCCTGAGCCGTAAAAACATTATGGTGGACCATTGCACCATGAGCTGGTCGTCGGATGAGGCCTGCACGCTCTACCGCGGCGACAGCACGACGCTGCAGTGGAACCTCATTAGTGAGCCCCTGGACTACTCTTACCACTTCGAAACCGGCGACACCGACTTTGAACGGCACGCTTATGGCGGCATCTGGGGCGGGCGCACGGCCTCGTTCCACCACAACCTGCTGGCCCATATGCGCGGCCGTATGCCGCGCTTTGATGGCAGCCGCAACCTGACGCCCAACACCGCCGGCCAGGAAAACGCCGATTTCCGCAACAACGTCATCTATAACTGGGCCAGCTACAACGTGAACGGTGGCGAAGGTGGCAACTACAACATCGTCAACAACTACTACAAGTCGGGGCCGTCTACGCCTACCAGTTCCTCGAGCGGCGTGCCGATTCGGAGCGAGGTGCTGAACCCGTACAAGCAGACTTCTTCGCCGGTACTGCCCTACGGCAAGTTCTATCTGACCGGCAACTACGTGGATGGCTACCCGGCCGTGACGGCCCGCAACTGGCTGGGCGTGGTGATGAGCGGCGGTACCCGCGCCGATACGGCCCAAGCCAAGGTAACGACGCCTTTCCCGCTGCCCGCCGTGCCTACGCACACGGCCCTTGATGCCTACACAGCCGTGCTGCAGAAGGCTGGCTGCGTGCTGCCCACCCGCGACGCACTGGACCAGCGCATTGTGCAGGATGTTATCAACCGCACGGGCAGCCTGATTGATGTGCAAGGTGGCTTCCCGCACGGCACGCCCTACGCGCAGACTACCGGCTCTTGGCCCGTACTCAACTCGTTGCCGGCCCCTACGGACACCGACCACGATGGCATGCCCGATGCTTGGGAGCTGGCCAACGGCCTCAACCCCAACAACGCCGCTGACCGCAACAACCGGGGCGCTTCGGGCTACACAGCCCTTGAAAACTACCTGAACGGCCTGACGGCAACCGTGCTGTCGGCTCCGGCCACAGTAGCGGCTACCGCGCTGCAGCTGTACCCGAACCCGGCGCAGGAGCAGCTTATGCTGGCTCATCCGCAGGCCGCCCGTGGCGCGCAGGTGCAGGTATATAGCCTGGTGGGGCAACTGTTGACGACCGTGCCCGTCGAGCCCGGCTCGCTGGAAACGCAGGTATCCACGGCGGCTCTGGCGCCTGGTAGCTACCTGCTCCATTACACCGACGGTGCCGTGCGCCTTTCGGCCCGTTTTGGCCGGCAGTAG